The following coding sequences are from one Leptolyngbya sp. NIES-3755 window:
- a CDS encoding protein splicing site (similar to AA sequence:cyanobase_aa:Tery_1543) translates to MAVLHGGWFAQTSESQSGGLFLWGEMWRRLESLPVTPGVPIHPYAMSQSELLAFLEPLGLKLPELEAPKRARKTALENWTTRVLALPINGEAPQLSAAPISEWVLHPWKVEGLWLNPSQAFEFLNSLPLGVLGDDSFMGGDLRFWSHGARWALDLLARSKFLPNLNNWEVLLDSSTDQTRLRHFVRQMPSVCRLYQNGEDLALDLPIEPEDLLRDFLNQFIDSQVRKSVTIQRATSLLQSWIQGLGTKATTLNETESKTLSTALMNWKAPLQKSQAQFRACLKLIPPAESYQSWKIEYLLQAIDDSDFTVDAPTIWRNPVEQLNHEGRVIDRPQETLLMGLGLASRLYPLIEPSLQEARPQACLLDPSQAYDFLMNVVWRLQDSGIGVVLPPSLANRGGLANRLGLRIKASTPTKQKKGKLGLQSLLNFEWELSIGGQSLSKKEFDRLVAKNSPLVEINGEWVELRQSDIRSAQSFFAARKDQTTLSLEDALRISTGDTQTIEKLPVVSFEASGALQELVTTLTGTGTPEEIETPKEFKGTLRPYQLRGVSWLKFLEKWGLGACLADDMGLGKCLSNDTKLYVDGELQTAEEIWNQNAGKLAFDGEGFWSEPQKRLLVNSIDETTHKIVTAPIKRLYRQQVQESLRRITLEDGSTVTITRRHHLLTSEGWKNQFVPGDYVCVPSRLVWQGHKEDPDLVKLLAWQISEGYEPTGESSVRITQKDVTVLENLRIILERLRDRYGIKINQPSIELNRGQAADLRVTSVQYRAFLESRGYVWGKRSAEKAIPPFIMTADLDSIQIFLRNYFDAEASVIGSMRSIEISSASPTIINQLSTLLRRFGIWLRISERRKCATNGTRIKRTYYIGTIGGNSARRFLEEIGFGVIEKQIKLQAICATICNTNVEGIPASRIVSQIVQDTKLPIRHFGMHNTVYINGSQQFSRQSLERVVQNMDDIVSGVSLQNYQLLKPSKWTTQTLEAYSELDTTKVLTAKTDLQQLLDQEVFYCRIEKVEDINYEGWVYDFEVEEHHNFVANHILCHNTVQFIAFLLDLKQRKELESPVLLVCPTSVLGNWEREVKKFAPTLKAIVHHGDKRSQNQAFVKAAQSANLIITSYTLVQRDLRTLKLVPWQGIVLDEAQNIKNAEAKQSQAVRELEAEFRIALTGTPVENRLTELWSILDFLNPGYLGQKNFFQRRFAIPIERYGDTTSLQTLRSLTQPFILRRLKTDRSIIQDLPEKQEMPVYCGLSAEQAALYQATVDRSLAEIEAADGIQRKGIILALLTKLKQICNHPALFNKEESLASPRSVKLQRLEEMLEEAVSEGDRALIFTQFAEWGKLLKPHLEQQLGRETLFLYGSTPKKQREEMIDRFQNDPQAPRIFILSLKAGGVGLNLTRANHVFHYDRWWNPAVENQATDRVFRIGQQRNVQVHKFVCTGTLEERIHDMIESKKALAEQVVGTGENWLTELNTDQLRDLLLLDRSAVIED, encoded by the coding sequence ATGGCAGTTTTACATGGTGGGTGGTTTGCTCAAACGTCTGAGTCGCAGTCGGGCGGCTTGTTTTTGTGGGGCGAAATGTGGCGCAGATTGGAATCGCTGCCCGTCACTCCAGGCGTTCCCATTCATCCCTATGCAATGTCTCAATCGGAACTCTTGGCGTTTCTCGAACCGTTGGGTTTGAAGTTGCCAGAGTTGGAAGCGCCGAAACGGGCACGAAAGACTGCTCTGGAGAATTGGACGACGCGAGTTTTAGCGTTACCGATCAACGGTGAAGCACCACAATTATCTGCTGCTCCAATTTCCGAATGGGTGTTACATCCGTGGAAAGTCGAAGGACTTTGGCTGAATCCGTCTCAGGCGTTTGAATTTCTCAATTCGTTGCCGCTGGGTGTTTTGGGTGATGATTCGTTTATGGGCGGTGATTTGCGATTTTGGTCGCATGGAGCGCGGTGGGCATTGGATTTGTTAGCTCGATCGAAGTTTCTTCCGAATTTAAACAATTGGGAAGTTCTGCTAGATAGTTCAACGGATCAAACTCGATTGCGTCATTTCGTGCGTCAAATGCCTTCGGTTTGTCGGTTGTATCAGAATGGAGAAGATTTAGCGCTTGATCTTCCAATTGAACCTGAAGATCTGCTCCGTGATTTTCTCAATCAGTTCATCGATTCTCAAGTTCGCAAATCAGTCACGATACAAAGAGCAACATCACTTTTACAATCTTGGATACAAGGACTGGGTACAAAAGCGACAACGTTAAATGAAACCGAATCGAAAACGCTATCAACGGCGTTAATGAATTGGAAAGCACCGCTGCAAAAAAGTCAGGCACAGTTCCGGGCTTGTTTGAAACTCATTCCGCCTGCTGAGAGTTATCAGAGTTGGAAAATTGAATATTTGCTGCAAGCGATCGATGATTCTGATTTCACCGTAGATGCTCCAACAATCTGGCGAAATCCGGTCGAGCAACTGAACCATGAAGGACGAGTGATCGATCGACCTCAAGAAACATTACTGATGGGATTGGGACTTGCTTCTCGCTTGTATCCGCTGATTGAACCAAGTTTGCAAGAAGCCCGACCGCAAGCCTGTTTACTCGATCCATCTCAGGCTTACGACTTTTTGATGAATGTGGTCTGGCGATTGCAAGATAGCGGAATTGGGGTCGTTCTGCCGCCAAGTTTGGCAAATCGAGGTGGATTAGCAAATCGATTGGGACTGCGAATCAAAGCATCAACGCCTACTAAACAGAAGAAAGGCAAGCTTGGATTACAGAGTTTATTGAACTTTGAATGGGAACTGTCGATCGGCGGTCAGAGCTTGAGTAAAAAAGAGTTCGATCGATTAGTCGCGAAGAATTCACCTTTAGTTGAAATCAACGGCGAATGGGTGGAATTGCGGCAATCGGATATTCGATCGGCTCAATCGTTTTTTGCTGCCAGAAAAGATCAAACGACGTTATCACTCGAAGATGCGCTGCGAATTAGTACGGGCGATACACAAACGATCGAGAAACTTCCCGTCGTCAGTTTTGAAGCATCAGGCGCACTGCAAGAGTTAGTCACAACGCTAACCGGAACTGGAACACCAGAAGAAATCGAAACGCCAAAAGAATTCAAAGGCACATTGCGACCGTATCAATTACGGGGAGTTTCATGGCTCAAATTTCTCGAAAAATGGGGCTTGGGAGCTTGTCTAGCCGACGATATGGGATTGGGTAAGTGCTTGTCCAATGATACAAAGCTGTACGTAGATGGCGAACTTCAAACCGCCGAGGAGATTTGGAATCAGAATGCAGGCAAATTGGCTTTTGACGGTGAGGGATTCTGGTCAGAACCTCAAAAACGTTTGCTGGTTAACTCGATCGATGAAACAACTCACAAAATTGTAACGGCTCCGATCAAACGACTTTATCGCCAACAAGTTCAGGAATCTTTGCGCCGTATCACGCTTGAAGATGGAAGTACTGTCACGATCACTCGTCGCCATCATCTATTGACTAGCGAAGGCTGGAAAAATCAATTTGTACCAGGAGATTATGTTTGTGTTCCATCGCGTCTAGTTTGGCAGGGACACAAAGAAGATCCAGATTTGGTGAAACTTCTTGCATGGCAAATTTCGGAAGGATACGAGCCGACTGGTGAATCCTCTGTGAGAATTACTCAGAAAGATGTCACTGTACTTGAGAATTTGCGAATCATTCTGGAGCGATTACGCGATCGCTACGGTATCAAAATCAATCAGCCTAGTATCGAACTGAATCGAGGGCAAGCGGCAGATCTACGAGTAACGAGCGTTCAGTATCGAGCCTTTTTAGAATCACGTGGCTACGTCTGGGGTAAGCGATCGGCAGAAAAAGCAATTCCACCTTTTATCATGACCGCTGATCTCGATAGTATTCAGATCTTTCTAAGAAACTATTTTGATGCAGAAGCTTCTGTGATTGGAAGCATGAGAAGCATTGAGATTAGCAGTGCTTCACCGACGATCATTAATCAACTCTCAACGTTACTCAGACGATTTGGCATTTGGCTACGCATCTCAGAGAGACGGAAGTGTGCAACGAATGGAACTCGGATCAAACGGACTTACTACATTGGTACGATCGGTGGAAATAGCGCTCGTCGTTTCCTTGAAGAAATCGGATTTGGTGTCATAGAAAAACAAATCAAACTTCAAGCGATCTGTGCAACTATTTGCAATACCAATGTTGAAGGCATTCCTGCTTCTCGAATTGTTTCGCAAATCGTTCAAGATACAAAGCTTCCGATTCGACATTTTGGAATGCACAATACTGTTTATATCAATGGCTCACAGCAGTTCTCACGACAGAGCCTTGAGCGTGTCGTTCAGAACATGGATGACATTGTGAGCGGCGTTAGCTTGCAAAACTATCAGCTTCTCAAGCCTTCTAAATGGACTACTCAAACCCTAGAAGCTTACTCAGAGTTAGATACCACCAAAGTACTGACCGCAAAAACAGACTTACAACAGCTTCTAGATCAAGAAGTCTTCTATTGCAGAATCGAGAAAGTTGAAGACATTAACTATGAGGGTTGGGTTTATGACTTTGAAGTTGAGGAGCATCATAACTTTGTTGCAAATCATATTCTTTGTCATAACACAGTCCAATTTATTGCATTTCTTCTCGATCTGAAGCAGCGAAAAGAGCTAGAAAGTCCTGTTTTATTAGTTTGTCCAACTTCAGTTTTAGGAAACTGGGAGCGGGAAGTTAAGAAGTTCGCGCCAACGTTGAAAGCGATCGTACATCACGGAGATAAGCGATCGCAGAATCAAGCTTTCGTCAAAGCTGCCCAATCTGCAAATCTAATCATTACAAGCTATACCTTAGTTCAACGCGATCTAAGGACTCTCAAGCTTGTTCCGTGGCAAGGGATTGTTCTAGATGAAGCTCAGAACATTAAAAACGCTGAAGCAAAACAATCTCAAGCGGTTCGAGAACTTGAAGCTGAATTCCGAATTGCACTGACTGGAACACCAGTTGAAAATCGCTTAACTGAACTGTGGTCAATTCTCGATTTTCTCAATCCTGGCTACTTAGGACAGAAGAACTTTTTTCAACGTCGATTTGCAATTCCGATCGAGCGTTACGGCGATACGACTTCTCTGCAAACCTTACGATCGCTGACTCAACCGTTCATTCTGCGTCGTCTAAAAACCGATCGCTCTATCATTCAAGACCTACCCGAAAAACAAGAAATGCCCGTTTACTGTGGACTCTCCGCAGAACAAGCCGCATTGTACCAAGCCACTGTCGATCGATCACTCGCTGAAATTGAAGCCGCAGACGGAATCCAGCGGAAAGGAATCATTCTGGCATTGCTCACGAAACTGAAGCAGATTTGCAATCATCCCGCATTGTTCAACAAAGAGGAAAGCCTTGCATCCCCTCGATCGGTAAAACTGCAACGACTCGAAGAAATGCTAGAGGAAGCGGTTTCAGAAGGCGATCGAGCTTTAATTTTCACACAGTTTGCAGAATGGGGTAAATTGCTCAAACCGCATCTAGAGCAGCAATTGGGACGAGAAACGCTTTTCCTTTATGGCAGTACTCCGAAGAAACAGCGCGAAGAAATGATCGATCGATTCCAAAACGATCCGCAAGCTCCGAGAATCTTTATCCTGTCGCTCAAAGCGGGTGGAGTTGGACTCAATCTGACTCGTGCAAATCATGTGTTTCACTACGATCGCTGGTGGAATCCAGCCGTCGAAAATCAAGCGACCGATCGTGTCTTCCGAATCGGTCAGCAGCGCAATGTTCAAGTGCATAAATTTGTCTGTACCGGAACATTGGAAGAACGCATCCACGACATGATCGAAAGTAAAAAAGCTTTAGCAGAACAAGTCGTGGGAACAGGTGAAAACTGGCTAACTGAATTGAATACCGATCAATTGAGAGATTTACTCTTGCTCGATCGTAGTGCAGTAATCGAGGATTAA
- a CDS encoding polynucleotide phosphorylase (similar to AA sequence:cyanobase_aa:LBDG_07500) — protein sequence MQEFEKSISFDGRDIRLKVGLLAPQAGGSVLIESGDTAVLVTATRAKAREGIDFLPLLVDYEERLYAAGRIPGGFLKREGRPPEKAILTSRLIDRPLRPLFPSWLRDDIQVVATTMSMDERVPPDVLAVTGASIAVLLAKIPFNGPMAAVRVGLVGDDFVINPTYKEIESGDLDLVVAGSPNGVIMVEAGANQLPEADMIEAIDFGYEAVRDLIQAQREFIEALGIELVQEAAPEIDQTLENFIRDRVTTPVKEILARLEKDRTVRDAALDEVKASLVAAIEELPEDDPVKVAAAADAKAISNTFKDVNKTLMRRQVVEDNVRVDGRQLDEIRPISCRVGVLPQRVHGSGVFNRGLTQVLSIATLGSPGDEQEMDDLHPDTEKRYLHHYNFPPFSVGETRPMRSPGRREIGHGALAERALVPVLPPKEQFPYVIRVVSEVLSSNGSTSMGSVSGSTLALMHAGVPIIKPVSGAAMGLIKEGEEIRILTDIQGIEDFLGDMDFKVAGTDTGITALQLDMKITGLPMNVIADAIHRAKPARLHILGKMLEAIDQPRSELSPFAPRLLTIKIDQDQIGMIIGPGGKTIKGITEETGAKIDIAEDGTVTISAIEGEKAKRAKAIIQGMTRKLNAGDIYAGKVTRIIPIGAFVEFLPGKEGMIHISQLADHRVGKVEDEVTIGDEVVVKVREIDNRGRVNLTRLGIHPDEATAAREAAAK from the coding sequence ATGCAAGAGTTCGAGAAGTCAATATCCTTTGATGGTAGGGATATTCGACTCAAAGTAGGCTTGTTAGCACCCCAAGCTGGAGGTTCAGTTTTAATCGAGTCGGGAGATACGGCAGTTCTAGTAACTGCGACTCGTGCAAAAGCGAGAGAAGGCATCGATTTTCTCCCCTTGCTGGTGGATTATGAGGAGCGCTTATACGCAGCCGGACGCATCCCAGGCGGATTCCTCAAACGCGAAGGTCGCCCTCCCGAAAAAGCAATCCTGACCAGCCGTTTGATTGACCGTCCTTTGCGCCCCTTGTTCCCGTCCTGGTTGCGTGACGATATCCAAGTCGTGGCAACCACTATGTCAATGGATGAGCGTGTTCCACCGGATGTCTTAGCGGTGACTGGAGCTTCGATCGCGGTTCTACTCGCAAAGATTCCATTCAATGGTCCGATGGCAGCCGTTCGAGTGGGTTTAGTCGGTGATGATTTTGTCATTAACCCTACTTATAAAGAGATCGAATCCGGTGATTTGGATCTCGTGGTTGCGGGATCTCCCAATGGCGTGATCATGGTCGAAGCGGGCGCAAATCAGCTTCCCGAAGCCGACATGATCGAAGCGATCGATTTCGGGTACGAAGCGGTACGCGATTTGATTCAAGCTCAGCGCGAATTCATCGAAGCACTCGGAATCGAACTGGTTCAGGAAGCAGCACCAGAAATCGATCAAACGCTAGAGAACTTTATTCGCGATCGCGTGACGACTCCGGTTAAAGAAATTTTGGCGCGACTTGAAAAAGACAGAACTGTTCGCGATGCCGCACTTGATGAAGTGAAAGCTTCACTGGTTGCCGCGATCGAGGAATTGCCTGAAGACGATCCGGTAAAAGTGGCTGCGGCTGCCGATGCAAAAGCGATCAGTAACACCTTCAAAGATGTGAACAAAACGCTGATGCGTCGTCAAGTCGTCGAGGATAATGTCCGCGTCGATGGTCGGCAACTCGATGAAATTCGTCCGATTTCCTGTCGGGTCGGTGTTTTACCGCAGCGAGTTCACGGAAGTGGAGTCTTTAATCGGGGACTCACTCAAGTCTTGTCGATCGCAACGCTTGGCAGTCCGGGTGACGAACAAGAAATGGATGATTTGCATCCCGACACCGAAAAACGCTACTTGCACCACTATAATTTCCCGCCCTTCTCGGTGGGTGAAACTCGCCCAATGCGATCGCCCGGTCGTCGGGAAATTGGTCACGGTGCATTGGCAGAACGCGCTCTGGTTCCGGTGCTTCCACCCAAGGAGCAATTCCCGTATGTGATCCGGGTCGTTTCAGAAGTTCTCTCTTCTAACGGTTCGACCTCGATGGGTTCGGTTTCGGGTTCGACACTGGCACTGATGCACGCAGGGGTTCCAATTATCAAACCTGTGAGCGGTGCAGCAATGGGCTTGATCAAAGAAGGCGAAGAAATTCGTATCCTCACCGATATTCAAGGGATCGAGGACTTCTTGGGCGATATGGATTTCAAAGTCGCAGGAACCGATACTGGAATCACAGCATTGCAACTCGATATGAAAATTACTGGGCTGCCGATGAATGTGATCGCGGACGCGATTCACCGGGCGAAACCTGCTCGATTGCATATTCTGGGCAAGATGCTCGAAGCGATCGACCAACCGCGCTCAGAACTGTCTCCGTTTGCTCCTCGCTTGCTGACCATCAAGATCGATCAAGACCAAATCGGGATGATCATTGGTCCGGGTGGTAAAACGATTAAAGGCATTACCGAGGAAACTGGAGCCAAGATCGATATCGCTGAAGATGGAACTGTGACGATTTCTGCGATCGAAGGTGAGAAAGCGAAACGTGCGAAAGCGATTATCCAGGGGATGACCCGTAAATTGAATGCGGGTGACATCTATGCGGGTAAAGTGACGCGAATTATCCCGATCGGTGCATTTGTGGAATTCTTGCCGGGTAAAGAAGGCATGATTCACATTTCGCAGTTAGCGGATCATCGAGTGGGTAAAGTCGAGGATGAAGTTACGATTGGCGATGAAGTGGTCGTGAAAGTCCGCGAAATCGATAACCGAGGTCGGGTGAATTTGACTCGATTGGGGATTCATCCTGATGAAGCCACCGCAGCACGAGAAGCGGCAGCAAAATAG